In the Verrucomicrobiales bacterium genome, one interval contains:
- a CDS encoding DUF1905 domain-containing protein, translated as MERFTAPLLRPADGGTDGSWSFVLLPKKASQQLPRRGRCTVEGTINGHPFQATLDPDGQLGHWLKVDEELKKAAGIQVGDRVTLEIEPVTQEPEPATPPDFQAALRASPNAERTWRDTTTIARLDWIHWITSAKQAKTRTKRVNDAVEMLASGKKRVCCFDPSGFYSKAFRAPEPAE; from the coding sequence ATGGAACGCTTCACTGCCCCATTGCTCCGGCCAGCTGACGGAGGAACTGATGGTTCTTGGTCTTTTGTGCTTTTGCCAAAGAAGGCGAGTCAACAACTTCCACGACGAGGAAGGTGCACGGTCGAAGGGACCATCAACGGGCACCCATTCCAGGCGACACTCGATCCGGATGGTCAGCTCGGTCACTGGCTCAAGGTCGATGAAGAGTTAAAGAAAGCAGCAGGCATTCAGGTCGGCGATAGAGTTACGTTAGAGATCGAGCCGGTCACGCAAGAACCCGAGCCTGCCACTCCGCCTGACTTCCAAGCAGCGCTTCGAGCCTCCCCGAACGCTGAAAGAACCTGGCGCGACACGACGACCATCGCACGGCTCGATTGGATTCATTGGATCACCTCTGCCAAGCAGGCTAAAACGCGAACCAAGCGAGTGAACGATGCGGTTGAGATGCTGGCGTCCGGGAAGAAGCGTGTTTGCTGCTTCGATCCTTCCGGATTTTACAGCAAGGCATTCCGCGCACCCGAGCCTGCCGAATGA
- the pelA gene encoding pectate lyase, with amino-acid sequence MPASWFGQEESKRIARNILSYQTEPGGWPKNLSTTDKPYEGRLETLQPTYDNGATTDELRFLARTHVATRDLKHLSAFFRGLDYVLAGQYPNGGWPQHHPPGQGYHRHITFNDQAMVRLLEFIREVAEDDLYSFVDDARRKRCASAFDRGIGCIFKCQIRIGDKLTVWCAQHDEIDCRPRPARTFELATLSGSESVGITRLLMSLPDPSPEVVKSVEAAVAWFRFGRLTGLRLTTVQDSKGPKGLNKVVLVDPTAPPIWARFYDLHTQSPVFVDRDGIAKSRLEDIGYERRNGYAWYGSWPEKLLEVEFPEWRGRHRQLQPPR; translated from the coding sequence ATGCCGGCTTCCTGGTTCGGGCAGGAGGAATCCAAGCGCATCGCCCGGAATATCCTCTCCTACCAAACGGAGCCTGGCGGATGGCCGAAGAATCTATCGACTACGGACAAGCCTTATGAGGGGAGGCTGGAGACGCTTCAGCCGACTTACGACAATGGGGCCACCACCGACGAGTTACGGTTTCTAGCGCGCACTCATGTTGCGACCCGAGACCTGAAACATCTGTCGGCTTTCTTCCGTGGCCTCGACTATGTCCTGGCGGGGCAGTATCCCAACGGGGGATGGCCTCAACATCACCCTCCGGGTCAGGGGTATCACCGGCACATCACCTTCAACGATCAGGCGATGGTCCGGCTGCTGGAGTTTATTCGCGAGGTGGCAGAGGACGATCTCTACTCCTTCGTGGACGACGCTCGACGAAAGCGATGTGCCTCTGCCTTTGACCGAGGAATAGGATGCATTTTCAAGTGTCAGATTAGGATCGGAGATAAGCTTACAGTTTGGTGCGCGCAGCACGACGAAATCGACTGCCGGCCAAGACCTGCACGCACCTTCGAGTTGGCGACTCTGAGCGGCTCGGAGTCAGTGGGAATTACCCGGCTGCTGATGAGCCTTCCCGATCCTTCACCGGAGGTGGTGAAATCGGTCGAAGCGGCGGTGGCATGGTTTAGGTTTGGTAGGCTCACGGGGCTCCGCCTGACCACTGTTCAGGATAGCAAGGGACCTAAGGGACTCAACAAGGTGGTGCTAGTGGACCCGACTGCTCCCCCTATCTGGGCTCGATTCTATGACCTTCACACCCAGAGCCCAGTCTTTGTCGACCGAGACGGGATAGCGAAGTCCAGGCTTGAGGACATTGGATACGAGCGCAGGAACGGATATGCTTGGTATGGCTCTTGGCCGGAAAAGCTGCTGGAGGTGGAGTTTCCCGAGTGGCGTGGACGCCACCGCCAACTGCAGCCTCCTCGATGA